The window AAAGCGCTGCGTCAGCTCCTGCATCAATAGTGGTACGTCTTCCTGACGCTCGCGCAGGGCGGGCATTTCAATCGGGAATACATTCAAGCGGTAATACAAGTCTTCCCGGAATTTGCCGTCGATAATCATTTGTTCGAGCTCACGGTGGGTGGCGGCTACCACACGAACGTCGGCAGCGATACTTTTACTGCCACCCACTCGCTCAAATGTTCGCTCTTGCAATACCCGCAGTAACTTTACCTGCATTGGCATTGGCATATCACCAATTTCATCCAGAAACAGAGTGCCGCCTTGCGCCAACTCAAAACGTCCCTTTCGAGCGCCTATCGCTCCGGTAAAGGCACCTTTCTCATGGCCAAATAATTCACTTTCTAACAGGTCCCCGGGAATTGCACCGCAATTTACGGGGACGAACGGACCTTTATGCCGCTCTGACAAGTCATGAACACCTCTAGCCACGACTTCTTTACCCGTCCCCGACTCGCCCAGAATCAGGACGTTGGCATCGGTTCCCGCGACTTGCTCTATAAGTTGCCGTACGTGCTTCATCGCACGCCCCTGGCCAATGAGAGTTTGTTCTAAATGAGAGCGCTTCGGATGTTGTTTATTCGCTTTACGGCCGGGCATTTGCTGATGATAAGCCTGACAGTAATGCAACAGATTAGACAGGCTGGAATAGTCAAAGGAGTCGTCTAAAGGCCCCAGAACATTGGCTTTTTCTAAAGCACTTTCATGTTCACTAGCAGCACAAATAAAGGGTAAGTGCGGCGCATTACTGGCCAAGTCCCGTAGATTATCAACACCTGTACCGGCTATCACGCATAAAGCCTCGGCTGGACTTAAGCTCAGTAACTGCTCGGGCTCAACAACTTTTACAGACTCGCCAATAAAGGTCAGAACTGTCTCAAAGTGCTGCCTGCGAGCGGGATGTTGCTCAACCAGATAAACTGTTCTTGTTTTTACCATAGACGAATTACCGCAACGTCCTAGTTCACA is drawn from Idiomarina piscisalsi and contains these coding sequences:
- a CDS encoding sigma-54 dependent transcriptional regulator, giving the protein MVKTRTVYLVEQHPARRQHFETVLTFIGESVKVVEPEQLLSLSPAEALCVIAGTGVDNLRDLASNAPHLPFICAASEHESALEKANVLGPLDDSFDYSSLSNLLHYCQAYHQQMPGRKANKQHPKRSHLEQTLIGQGRAMKHVRQLIEQVAGTDANVLILGESGTGKEVVARGVHDLSERHKGPFVPVNCGAIPGDLLESELFGHEKGAFTGAIGARKGRFELAQGGTLFLDEIGDMPMPMQVKLLRVLQERTFERVGGSKSIAADVRVVAATHRELEQMIIDGKFREDLYYRLNVFPIEMPALRERQEDVPLLMQELTQRFKKERGVGVRFTERALESLSYHRWPGNVRELTNLIERLTIMHPDSLVDVSDLPPKYQHIDHSSPTPDYPEEMLEREALNAIFSDSEDDEELEESGASSVDSELPDDGVNLKDMLSEIETGMIAQALEKSDWVVAKAADLLSMRRTTLVEKMKKYGIQKDD